A window of the Bradyrhizobium ottawaense genome harbors these coding sequences:
- a CDS encoding DUF6197 family protein — protein sequence MLTELEIVERCLLLFSRPGRWTQKTCARDRQGKPVPVFSQEARAFDIEGAIRRAAGQDDRGAYARFVKIIKGQLGKQPFDWNDQTGRTQKEVCRMLEDLADEFRFKEVA from the coding sequence ATGTTGACCGAACTCGAAATTGTGGAGCGGTGCCTGTTGCTGTTCTCCAGGCCCGGGCGGTGGACGCAAAAGACCTGCGCACGGGATCGACAGGGTAAGCCGGTTCCAGTGTTCAGCCAGGAGGCTCGCGCCTTCGACATTGAGGGCGCGATCCGCCGGGCTGCCGGACAAGACGATCGAGGCGCGTATGCGCGCTTCGTCAAAATCATCAAAGGACAACTCGGCAAGCAGCCGTTCGATTGGAACGATCAGACTGGTCGAACCCAGAAGGAGGTTTGCCGCATGCTTGAGGATCTCGCTGACGAGTTCCGATTTAAGGAGGTAGCATGA